GATCACGGTTTGTCTTGAAAAACGAAGACAATTTGACGTTCgtcgtaggagaagtcacactgcaggattgtgcgccaaatcttctgacactgacagaattttgtcggaggtaaaatttgatcaTAACAGTCACTAACCGGCTGtctgtgaacatgtcaaactagcgatcaaagactacagattttaggctagaattataggaatcttttaggatttgtctcagacgacaaaatcgtggccaaaatcgcacagtgtgaaccagcctttagacacgaaacgatcggtttgtgcgagaaaccgaaaattattttttacctctaatacacaactatgtccaactgccctgcgcatccggttagtgaggtctgatcacactctgacaacagaagtgatgtctcgcactcattgaagcaaagcgcgagagattactgccgttgtcagagcgcgatcagacctcactaaacgagtgctgaacgcagttggacatggtgttttagaggtaaaaaatgatataaatactgttcggtttctcacacaaaccgatcgtttcatgtcttaggacatcaatgtgtcgtcacgagccacggggtttaatttgtatttgtctgtgcatgtttttttgactcttaatGATAGAGTTCCCATTGATATggattatacggctgacagacggcaacagttggaattaaaaatcatcatttgtgttctactgaagaaacaaagtcacctacatcttggatgcactgggggtaagcagataaacatcaaattttcatttttgggtgaactatccctttaagcaaatCCTGTTTTATAGTATCTGATAAACTTGTATTTCATAATATGAACTTATTTCTGTTGTAACTTTGGTAACAGTGTTGATGAATGCAGTCTACTCTACACTATAatgatataatgatataatGAACCCTATGTATGACgtgttatatttttaaaaatgaggaAATGGAATGAATGAAAGGAAATTGTTGTAACTGTATCACTATTttgtagttgttgttttttatgttaATATCATCTTAGGTAATTGTGGAGTTTCTTCTGTAATTTCAGACCTGATGGAGGAGAAACACCATCATGTCGAAGCTGGAGAAAAAACTCACTCACAGACTGAAAGTGTTTCTTTACTGAAAAGAAGAGGCAAGAAATGTGTCACCTgccatcagtgtggaaagagtttcacatgcAAAAAGAGTCTCAAGATTCACATGAacatccacactggagagaaaccgttcacatgtgatcagtgtgggaagagtttcacactAAAAGACACCCTTAAGTTACACATGAACATACACACTAGAAAGAAACTGCATgaatgtgatcaatgtggcaaaacatttttgtgGGCTTCAGGCCTGAAGATCCACCTGACAGTTCATTCACAGGAGaaaccacattcatgttctttgtgtggaaagagtttttcacgtCTGCAGACTTTAAAAGTTCATCAGAAAATACATACTGGTGTACGAAATCATATGTGCTTTGACTGTGGGAAGACATTTATTTCAGCTGATTGTCTGAAACTGCACCAGAGGATTCACAcgggagagaaaccttacatgtgttcacactgcaacaagag
This genomic stretch from Megalobrama amblycephala isolate DHTTF-2021 linkage group LG2, ASM1881202v1, whole genome shotgun sequence harbors:
- the LOC125263112 gene encoding zinc finger protein 239-like, encoding MRDPEHCRMKHTEEQRDLMEEKHHHVEAGEKTHSQTESVSLLKRRGKKCVTCHQCGKSFTCKKSLKIHMNIHTGEKPFTCDQCGKSFTLKDTLKLHMNIHTRKKLHECDQCGKTFLWASGLKIHLTVHSQEKPHSCSLCGKSFSRLQTLKVHQKIHTGVRNHMCFDCGKTFISADCLKLHQRIHTGEKPYMCSHCNKRFSQSGELKSHERIHTGEKPYKCSHCDKRFRLSGNLKIHERIHTGEKPYMCSHCDKRFRRSEHLKTHEMIHTGEKPYHCTACGKSFTDSSNLRKHTKNNLSK